Proteins encoded together in one Triticum dicoccoides isolate Atlit2015 ecotype Zavitan chromosome 7B, WEW_v2.0, whole genome shotgun sequence window:
- the LOC119337618 gene encoding uncharacterized protein LOC119337618: MKASIKFRDDDRPLMRAKVPIGVLGLPFQSGLSAGGDPRELRFDLSTAFASGPALRLSYRPNDPGLPFAISIRAGVGALGSPVRAPFSLAAEFNLLSANSRSPAFFLLLKPRLGDFSLSHTLRSSTSPPPRTVGEVSDGEGGDREDELSYKAFSLSGSGFAADVAAAGRSGGVGALLSGMRLTTKSVLPLWGRASMRFNWGIRAPPGLQAAFADDRKDARVPVCKMPLLVINKISIEQSPRADKKKGSTADVSLPAMAATDASDGAGHDAAGEGFSLMRRQLEAMNAESGMLRRAVEELRTEIGRGRAASVAAVGRPPPQPHHGFSVKPDRRGGGKEPAAENAAMPAPDEVGEELKRALEARWR, from the coding sequence ATGAAGGCGTCTATCAAGTTCCGCGACGACGACCGGCCGCTGATGCGGGCCAAGGTGCCGATCGGCGTGCTCGGGCTGCCGTTCCAGTCCGGCCTCTCCGCCGGTGGCGATCCCCGGGAGCTCCGCTTCGATCTTTCCACCGCTTTCGCCTCCGGGCCAGCTCTCCGCTTATCGTATCGCCCCAACGACCCTGGTCTCCCCTTCGCCATCTCCATCCGCGCCGGTGTCGGAGCCCTCGGCTCCCCTGTCCGGGCCCCCTTCTCCCTCGCCGCCGAGTTCAACCTCCTCTCTGCCAACTCCCGATCtcctgccttcttcctcctcctcaagcCCCGCCTCGGCGATTTCTCACTTTCCCACACGCTCCGGTCATCCACGTCTCCTCCGCCCCGTACGGTCGGGGAGGTCTCCGACGGCGAAGGGGGCGACCGCGAGGACGAGCTGAGCTACAAGGCGTTCTCGTTGAGCGGGAGCGGGTTCGCGGCGGACGTTGCCGCGGCGGGGAGGAGCGGCGGCGTCGGCGCGCTGCTGTCCGGGATGCGGCTGACCACGAAGAGTGTGCTTCCGCTTTGGGGCAGGGCGAGCATGCGGTTCAACTGGGGGATCCGCGCGCCACCGGGGCTGCAGGCAGCTTTCGCCGACGACCGCAAGGACGCGCGCGTGCCCGTCTGTAAGATGCCGCTGCTGGTCATCAACAAGATCTCCATCGAGCAATCGCCACGCGCCGACAAGAAGAAGGGCAGCACAGCAGATGTCTCGCTGCCTGCCATGGCCGCCACGGACGCGTCGGATGGCGCGGGTCACGACGCCGCCGGCGAGGGGTTCTCGCTGATGAGGCGACAGCTGGAGGCGATGAACGCGGAGAGCGGGATGCTCCGCCGCGCCGTGGAGGAGCTGCGCACCGAGATCGGGCGCGGCAGGGCCGCTTCCGTGGCAGCGGTAGGGAGGCCGCCGCCACAGCCGCATCACGGGTTCTCGGTGAAGCCGGATCGTCGGGGCGGTGGGAAGGAGCCAGCGGCGGAGAACGCAGCGATGCCAGCGCCGGACGAGGTGGGCGAGGAGTTGAAGAGGGCACTGGAGGCGCGCTGGAGATGA